Proteins co-encoded in one Gadus morhua chromosome 6, gadMor3.0, whole genome shotgun sequence genomic window:
- the ntaq1 gene encoding protein N-terminal glutamine amidohydrolase, translating to MQREGYQSITSSRDSCVYTSCYCEENVWKLCEFVNAQTPDLLREVYAVFISNERRTVPLWKQKSGPGNEPVIWDYHVILLHKSSQWGQSFIYDLDSVLACPCDLQLYAEQAFRSDKGLKPAFWRKVRVIPAEVFLKTFASDRSHMKQAGVWQKPPPPYPCIQTPDSVMNLDDFISMNPRVGVGNVFSLPEFIQHFTANL from the exons ATGCAACGGGAGGGTTACCAAAGCATCACTTCCTCCAGAGATAGCTGCGTTTATACGAGCTGCTACTG TGAAGAAAATGTGTGGAAGCTGTGTGAATTTGTCAACGCCCAGACCCCCGACTTGCTCAGAGAGGTGTATGCAGTGTTCATATCCAATGAGAGGAGAACG GTTCCTCTCTGGAAGCAGAAATCCGGCCCAGGAAATGAACCTGTGATTTGG GACTATCATGTGATTCTGCTCCATAAGAGCAGCCAATGGGGGCAGAGCTTCATCTATGACCTGGACTCTGTGCTGGCTTGTCCCTGCGACCTGCAGCTCTACGCTGAGCAGGCCTTCCGTTCGGACAAGGGACTCAAACCAGCCTTCTGGAG GAAGGTGAGGGTCATCCCTGCCGAGGTTTTCCTCAAGACCTTCGCGTCGGACCGCTCGCACATGAAGCAGGCCGGAGTGTGGCAGAAGCCCCCACCTCCCTACCCCTGCATCCAGACaccag ATTCGGTGATGAACCTGGATGACTTTATCAGCATGAATCCCCGTGTTGGTGTGGGGAATGTCTTCTCCCTGCCAGAGTTCATCCAACATTTCACAGCGAATCTTTAA